CTTTTTTCTGACTGTCAAAGACCGAGAGTCTTGGGGGTCAGTGGGCAAAGCTCTCAACAGGAGCCCATTCCCTGAATCCCTTGTCCCAGAAAGCTCCCTGCAAACAGCCAGACCTGCAGCCAGGCCACTCTGCATCCGGATTCTGGTAAATAAAGCGTGGGGTGTGAGAGCTGCGGTATGCCAGGAATGCTGCCGGCCTTCCCGGCCTCTGGAGCGGCAGAAGCTGGGGGAGGTAGGGCAGGTacagccctggctggaggcGGGCAGGATCCCCCAGACATATTCCCAACCTCAGCAGTTCCCTGTAAGCTTCCCACCCTGTTCTTCCCATCCCTGGCCCCGTTTCAGGGTCCTCTTCAGCCTTCTGCATAGGCGGAGCTGATTTCCCTGCTTGCAACACCCAGGAGAAGCCATAGGTGCAAGGAGGATCCCAGCTCCAAGCTTTGCATTGCTCCAAGTCTCCTTAACCTGCTCCTCAGGGATGGAGACCTGTCCCACAGCCATAGAAATGcccaagttttcattttttagcCATATTTCTTCCAGATTCCTGAGTGGGAAGGTTGAGGCTCAGCTGGGATTCAGCATCACTGTCCCACCAGGTACCAGATCCTCAGTGGAGTTCTAAGGCATCCTGCACAGGGAAGGGCTTGAATCTGCATCGttggaaatgctgaaaaacatgtagatgtggtacttggggacatggtttagtggtggctttggcagtgctgggttaacagtcAGAGTTAACAGAGGAGTTATGGATGCAGAGATCAAGGACACAGGGATGCAGGAATGCTAGAGCAGGAAGGAAACTACATCAAAACTTTTAGGCAACTCCATCCTTTTCCCCCATGAAGGTGAGGGGAATGGGATCCCAATGGGATTTTGGGGAATGCAGAAGTGCTCTTGAGCATTTTTCTCCACTCCCATATAGCTGCACCCCAAAtctctgccctggggagctgggaaggatATGTGAACCAGGGGGTCCAGCACTCCCAGACCCTCATCCCCTGGTGGCACCTCCATCTCTCCAcattgcatggaaaaaaaagagaatccaTGAATcagtatttggggtttttttattaaaatattgttataCCAAGTGGAATGCTACAGCAATCTCGGTATAGGGCGGCGTAACGAAACAGCCAGTTTTATGTTTAAATACTTAAAGATAACTTAAAATGCACAAACGAGAACTTGTCAtctttggcaggaaaaaaagttcaCAGCAcgaaaaaaatacttaaaaagaaataccaatattaatataaaatatattaagttgtggggtttggggttttttttcctctttcataattttttgtttcttttccattttgtaaaCAATGCATGAGAACCGAACGCATTTTTTACATGtctggggagagaaaaataaaaaatgcagttggCCAGCAAATGCACACATtgaaaggggaaagaaatagagaaaaatatatatatttacatgaAGGGCAAGGATGGGAAGCTCTGAGGAGCGAGATGTCAGCGCTGGCTATGGGCAGAAGCCAGCTGCCAGTAGCCGGGGGATGCAGCCAGGAGAAGGGCAGCACATCCCACCGCCTCCATCAGAATCCTCAGAGCCTTTCACTTCCACTTTTCCTCCACCATTCATCCCCTCCACTGTCACTTTTGTTTCGCTGTCAGCCCATCACAAAGCCCTCGCCCTCCTGTGATGCAAACCCAGAGGCAGGATGCAGGTGGTGGAAGTTTGGTGCTCCCAATGCTTGGCTTGGCCATGTGGATCCGGGTGGTTGATGGGACCCACAGAGGATCCCTCTCAGCTCTGCCCTCGTGCACAGACTTCAGCTTATGGGTACAGTTTGGGTGATCAGAGAGGGATTTTCCAGTCAGAAGCCAAGCAGCTGGGTGGGTACAGATGGCCATGACCcagaggtgggagctgggatggggacagagtCGGGATGGGGATGGAGCCACCGCAGAGTCCCCGGGCTCCAGCACGCCCTGCGCAGCCAGGGCCCCATGTGGGCACAGAAGGGGACGGTGACCCTCCCGTACTCTGGAGTCACTTCTGAGACCAGCTGAGGGGACACTGCTGAGTTCCCAGCTCGGTCCCTCCTTCCCAGACACTTCTCCATCCCGACACGCTGGCAGGAAGGGTGGAGGGGCCACTGTGCAGCCCTGGGTGGTCTTAAATCAGGATCTCCACCATGTCAGACAGGTCCGGGGCTCTGGCAGTGGCCAagctctctgcagagaaagaagggaTTTACAGGGATTTGCAGGGATTCTATCCCACCCAACTCAACTGCGgccttaaaaatgcattaaaaagttGCTGATATTTGTGCAAAGACCCTTCCAGGGATGCTAAGCCCATGTGCTGGGGCATCCCAACTCCCTGCCCCGTGCCATCTGGGGGGACTCACCCAGCACTCCGGTACCCTCGCCCTGCCCGCTGCTCCCCGCCACTCCGTCCGTCTGAGTGCTGCCAtccttgctgctgtgctttgagTGGGATGGCAAGGGAAGGGCAGTGGACACTGCTGTCCCTTCAGTGATGGCTTTGCCTGCTGGAGGAGACTCTGTTAGGGATTCAAAGCAAGGGATTCAAGTtttcaaggtcaggctggacagggcttgatgcaacctggtctagtgggagatatccctgcccatggcagggggtggaacaggatgagctttaaggtcccttccaacccaaaccattctgggattctgtgattgcTGGCTGTTCCTGGAGGAATCAGCTCTCCCCAAGCTCTCTAACTCCAAAACCATAGGGCCCCACCACCAAGTGAAGGTAGGGAGCGGGGCAGGTGTCCTTATTTACCTGTGCTTCCATGGGAGCTGCCCTCGGATGACCGGTCACTCTGGCCAGCCCCTGGCCAGCTTGCGGCAGCGGAGGCAGCGAAGATGGAGGGCACAGATTTGGCTGGCCGCAGGGAGCCCTGAAGGGCTTTGCTGGGGTCCCTCCGCGAGCGCTGCTGCAGGACCTTGATGACAGCATCCTTCTCCAGGATTTGGGCATGAAGGGCTTTTAACCTGGAGAGGAGGACAGGCAGAAGCTGGAAGAGAGCtggatggggagaggaggatCCAGACACTGCCCAAACAGACCGCAGAAAATGTTTAATGGGGGCCAAATGCCTCTGGCAAGGTGGCACTACCTGTTCTCCATCTCCTGGTGCTTGTGGCTGGCCAGGAGAAGGTCCTCGTTGAAGCTGCTGTTGGGGGAGTGTCGTGGGGAGTGGCTGATGAGGGTGGTGTCGCGCTGGGCGGCCGCCGTGGCCGCGGCATCCATGGCGAACTGGCGCATGGTGCACTCCTCCAGGTACTTCTGCTCCCACTTGGTCATGTCGGCCTCCAGCGCCAGGatcttctcctccttctccctcagctgctccgACAGCGTGTGGGCGCTCAGCTCCGGTGTCCCCCCGCTCGCGGTGCCCGCCTGCCTCTACAGCGGCCAAAACAAAGCCCCAGTGAGAaggaggaggtgctgggaggACGCAGCGCCCGCCCTGCCTCGCCGGAGCCACCGCAGCACCCACCTGCTGAGCCCGCAGCatcttcagctcctgctccaggcgGGTGCGGAGCcgcagctccagctgctcccgCTTCTCGCAGGCggcctggagctgccccagcgCCGCCTGCAGCCGCTCCACCTTCTCCACGTAGGCTCGTTTCTTCCGGAGCTCGGCCTCTGCCTTGGCCGCCCGCGCCTGGGCGCTGCCCAGcgcctgctccaggagctctgcccGCCGCCGCTGGTCCTCGTTGGCGCTGcgcagcagggacacctcccgctccagcttctccttctcctgctggtGCTCGTAGCCTGCAAGGGAACCCCACAAATCTCAGATATTTGGCTTCCCTAAGGCTGGGCCATGAAGCCCAGCGGGGATTCTTTACTTCCCGATATCTGGATATCAAAAAGCCTCCACGTGCCACATTCCAGCCTAAATTTTAGCTCGGGAAGGGTGAATCCAGCCACCTTAGGGAAGGGGATGCAATTCTTCCTACTAACACAAATATCGCGTCTCCCTGCTAAAATTTAAGTacattttccccaaaaaaatcccaggctGGCGTGGCTGTGAAGTGCAGGAGGGGGGAGGGAGAGAACGGCCGGGCTGGCGTGGGGCGGGAGTGCGGGCTTGATGCTGGAAGAGCCGGAGCTGCGGCTGGAATGTGGGGAATGCGGGTCACGCCGCCGGCCGGCCGCCGGGATTAATGGCTCGAGTCCAGCGccaagagctgctccatcctccctgGGGAAGGGCGAGAGCTGCCGCCCGACACCCGCCGCCTCCTCCAGCCGAGCTCCGCTCGCAGATGCCACGGGGAGCCGGGCAAGGACGGGTGTCCCCCGGGACTTACTCTGCGCCAGGAGTTTGGCCACGCTGCCCTGGTTGCTCTCCGGGTTTTCCTGTGTCTTGCTGGCCAGCTGTTTGTTCGCCGATTCCAACCGCTCTGGTCCAAAACAATCAAACCCAATTAAGATTTAAATACAAGATTTTAGCTGAAGGAAGTGGGAAAAGCCTGGTTTCCCATGGAAACAGCTGGGGGACACAGGACACCCACAGATGGGGACACAGAGGGTCCCTCACCTTTCAGGTCTCGGTTGAAATCCTGGAGCCGTCGCATCTCACAATCTCTCTTGTTCCTCATGGCTTTCTCCAAGGCTTCCCGCTTGGAAGACGCCTTAACGAGGTTTTCATAATCCTCTGAGATGCGCTGGATCTCGCTCTCCAGCTGGAGTGGAGGAAGGGACAGGCCAGGGTTAGATATTCATGGAATGAGGAAAGGGAGATGCTGGCCGAAGCTCAGCTGGGGTGCTCAGCCCaacctgagctgctggaggacCTCAGTGCACCCCAAATTGACCCCCAGTACatttttcagagggaaaaactgactttttcaggcttttttcttaCGGAAGAGTCTCTCCAGATTTTGGCTCTTCCATAGCCCGGCCACGGGGAACAGCCACCCCTTGTGCACGGCCACACAAAGGGCTTTCTGTGGCTGCCGGGATGGAGACACCGGCGGAGGGAGAGGGCCACTGGAGAATGGGTTCCTTCTCCCCAGTCCCGCAGCTGCTCCGAGGGGAACGAGCcacaggagggaggaggagaaaggattAAATCACTAAAAGGGGGTGAATTTTCACAGCAGCTGGTCGAGCATGCCCCCGGGCAGGGAGCACACCGGGCTGCCACCATTCCCTCACCTTCTGGATGCGGCTCGCCTTCTCGGCACAGCTCTCCAGCTCCCGCCGCAGCTTCTCGCTCTCCCGCTGGAGCCTCTCGTTCTCCCGCAGGACAGCATCTGCCCGGGCCAGGCGGCTGCTGGCCGACACCGCCTGGGCACTGACCAGGGCCTCCACGCCAGCCGGACCCAGCGCGCCTGGACACAGCGGCAGGAACGCGGCTGGCACCGGGGTGGGCAGCACCCTGCAAGGAGCAAGGAGAGGGTGTCACGGTTTGGGAGGGTGGGAGAGCTGGCTGCAACTCCAGCATCCCATCAGGCACGTGCTAGTGCCTCCAAGTCAGCTCAAAGGAGGTGGAAGTGCCTATCCTGCTTTTTAGAACTGGCAAGTGCTTGTTCTCTGACCACAAATCCCATCTTGCAGGGATGCCATGACCTGACCCCTCCAGGACCTGGCCAGTGGGTCTGGATaggctcccagcccctcaggcCCCTCTCTTCCTGCCTGGCATGGGATGCACCCTGGAAGCCGGCAAATTCCCTTGTATTCTGGGCAAAGCCAGGGCTCCTGACATAGGTCCTCACTGCCAAAACTATGGATACGTCCCTTTTATGT
The Parus major isolate Abel chromosome 9, Parus_major1.1, whole genome shotgun sequence DNA segment above includes these coding regions:
- the AMOTL2 gene encoding angiomotin-like protein 2 isoform X2, coding for MRTAEDSNGTVLHRLIQEQLRYGNLTENRTLLAIQQQALRGGGAGSPRSSLESLSPEESQMVQQSTRQEPQGQEHHSDHVYLENSVYRLCPPKGEELPSYEEAKAHSQLFASQRGAAGEGIRPETAPRGAESGARRPDEGLKDLKHGHVRSLSERLMRMSLERNGAKAQSPISASHSFPQLSRQLVPLRGQHPEGTEPRGPPPEYPYVIPSQDPYLAEPRPCSREGPGFQHPDIRVLPTPVPAAFLPLCPGALGPAGVEALVSAQAVSASSRLARADAVLRENERLQRESEKLRRELESCAEKASRIQKLESEIQRISEDYENLVKASSKREALEKAMRNKRDCEMRRLQDFNRDLKERLESANKQLASKTQENPESNQGSVAKLLAQSYEHQQEKEKLEREVSLLRSANEDQRRRAELLEQALGSAQARAAKAEAELRKKRAYVEKVERLQAALGQLQAACEKREQLELRLRTRLEQELKMLRAQQRQAGTASGGTPELSAHTLSEQLREKEEKILALEADMTKWEQKYLEECTMRQFAMDAAATAAAQRDTTLISHSPRHSPNSSFNEDLLLASHKHQEMENRLKALHAQILEKDAVIKVLQQRSRRDPSKALQGSLRPAKSVPSIFAASAAASWPGAGQSDRSSEGSSHGSTAGKAITEGTAVSTALPLPSHSKHSSKDGSTQTDGVAGSSGQGEGTGVLESLATARAPDLSDMVEILI
- the AMOTL2 gene encoding angiomotin-like protein 2 isoform X3, with the protein product MRTAEDSNGTVLHRLIQEQLRYGNLTENRTLLAIQQQALRGGGAGSPRSSLESLSPEESQMVQQSTRQEPQGQEHHSDHVYLENSVYRLCPPKGEELPSYEEAKAHSQLFASQRGAAGEGIRPETAPRGAESGARRPDEGLKDLKHGHVRSLSERLMRMSLERNGAKAQSPISASHSFPQLSRQLVPLRGQHPEGTEPRGPPPEYPYVIPSQDPYLAEPRPCSREGPGFQHPDIRVLPTPVPAAFLPLCPGALGPAGVEALVSAQAVSASSRLARADAVLRENERLQRESEKLRRELESCAEKASRIQKLESEIQRISEDYENLVKASSKREALEKAMRNKRDCEMRRLQDFNRDLKERLESANKQLASKTQENPESNQGSVAKLLAQSYEHQQEKEKLEREVSLLRSANEDQRRRAELLEQALGSAQARAAKAEAELRKKRAYVEKVERLQAALGQLQAACEKREQLELRLRTRLEQELKMLRAQQRQAGTASGGTPELSAHTLSEQLREKEEKILALEADMTKWEQKYLEECTMRQFAMDAAATAAAQRDTTLISHSPRHSPNSSFNEDLLLASHKHQEMENRLKALHAQILEKDAVIKVLQQRSRRDPSKALQGSLRPAKSVPSIFAASAAASWPGAGQSDRSSEGSSHGSTGKAITEGTAVSTALPLPSHSKHSSKDGSTQTDGVAGSSGQGEGTGVLESLATARAPDLSDMVEILI
- the AMOTL2 gene encoding angiomotin-like protein 2 isoform X1, which produces MRTAEDSNGTVLHRLIQEQLRYGNLTENRTLLAIQQQALRGGGAGSPRSSLESLSPEESQMVQQSTRQEPQGQEHHSDHVYLENSVYRLCPPKGEELPSYEEAKAHSQLFASQRGAAGEGIRPETAPRGAESGARRPDEGLKDLKHGHVRSLSERLMRMSLERNGAKAQSPISASHSFPQLSRQLVPLRGQHPEGTEPRGPPPEYPYVIPSQDPYLAEPRPCSREGPGFQHPDIRVLPTPVPAAFLPLCPGALGPAGVEALVSAQAVSASSRLARADAVLRENERLQRESEKLRRELESCAEKASRIQKLESEIQRISEDYENLVKASSKREALEKAMRNKRDCEMRRLQDFNRDLKERLESANKQLASKTQENPESNQGSVAKLLAQSYEHQQEKEKLEREVSLLRSANEDQRRRAELLEQALGSAQARAAKAEAELRKKRAYVEKVERLQAALGQLQAACEKREQLELRLRTRLEQELKMLRAQQRQAGTASGGTPELSAHTLSEQLREKEEKILALEADMTKWEQKYLEECTMRQFAMDAAATAAAQRDTTLISHSPRHSPNSSFNEDLLLASHKHQEMENRLKALHAQILEKDAVIKVLQQRSRRDPSKALQGSLRPAKSVPSIFAASAAASWPGAGQSDRSSEGSSHGSTESPPAGKAITEGTAVSTALPLPSHSKHSSKDGSTQTDGVAGSSGQGEGTGVLESLATARAPDLSDMVEILI